Genomic DNA from Parambassis ranga chromosome 5, fParRan2.1, whole genome shotgun sequence:
AACGTGTTCCAGCATGCTTACAGGACTGCTGTAAAGGAGCATGGAGTGAAGCATGTGCTGAGGTCAGTTAATCTGAGGAAGGCTTCTGGTCTATATAGAGTGCCCAGAAAAGTACTCTAGGCATGTGCTGACCAGCTTAGTGGGGTCTTCACACAAATCTTTAACATCTCCATGTGATAAGCTGTCATACTACCATGCtgaataattataatataataataataatcattccAGACTTTCTAGTCGACTATCTGCCGGCCTCTCTTACACAATCTGCTCCTGTTGATGACAAAAGATTTCCTAACAGATCACCCACAGAGAGTCAAGACCCCACATCGTCTTAACACACCTTAAATATGTGCACCTTTAACTAATCatgtatattttaaattatggacttctttgtcattttatgaatgaatgaatgaacacacTACTTAAATTGCTGCTATTCATTTTGCTGCATGCTCTCACACAGTAGCAATAAAGACTTGTGATTTATTTCTGAGCTCATAATCAGCTTGTACCACACTGCAAAGTGAAAAATCTTTCGATAATAGTTTTCTGCTTATTTATTCTGTTGGGAAATTATTAAAAACTCTTTTCAGTGTAATACAGTCCAGACTAAGACATACATCTCAGTAATAAACACATCAATGCCTCTTGTCAGTCTCATCCCCAAAGAGAGCTCTCTCCCTTATGAGCAAAGCAGCAGCatgaacttttatttttattttattttatttatactgGCCACTCGGATGCACACAGTGAACACGACACAAGACATGTCCTCTTCTTTGATGATAGGTAGTGTTTTTTGTGGCATGTCAGTGGCTGCTGATTTCAACACCCCAGTTACAGGTACAAATTGTGACATTATAAATCATTTGAAGACACAGTTGTGTAGCCTGTTAAATGATTTCATCTATACCAGCtactttgtaaaatgtttggTTCTATCTGCTGaactttttgtttaaatgtccTTAAAAATAGGTAGCTGGTTATTGATTTGGATTGATAATCTATTGCCTCTCGTGTCGTAATGATCACCCTACAACTACAAGTGCAGGATCATGATGGTTTGAGGAAATGACTGACAAGAGTGAGACAAGCAAAGTTAGTTCACCAGTGTTTTCACAGATATGATGATATTTTTAAGGTGAATTTTTTCACTGTGCAGTGAAATGTGACAATATTGCCCCAGTATAATATTATTAAATCACCATATGGACTAAATCAGTTTCTTTGGACTCTGGAAGGTGACGTGACATCAACAGAGTGGCTGAGGTCCTTTCCTCTCCACCTGTCCATCAGGTTGGAGCAGTTAGGACAGCATCATGGCAGGTCTAATCCTCCCTATCTTAATGGCATCTAGCACTATCACTAAAGCAGCAGGGCCAATCGACCCTATTCCTTTCTTTATCAGTAAAAAGCACTTCCCTCACCAATCCTGTTGGTCACTCCTGTCAGACcgcctgctctctgtctgtctttctgaaATTACCATATCTTCCAGTGCTTTGCCACGATCTCAGTCTTATTTATGTGGAGATGCCTGTTTCCGGGGAAGGCTTGTTGAAGGACAGCACTGCTGTCTCATGtttttgaaagaacaaaaacacacacacacacacagaacacataaaCTGGATGTGTACCTTGGCTCCAGGTTATTTCCCATTGGCTTCTCATATTCCCACTGTGACGGTGGCCACTGCAACAGGGGAGTCAAGAGAGACTTCTCAGATCAGATAAAAAAGGCATAGATAGCTGCGAGCAGCAGACCATGTGGTAATACCACGTTTTCTTGTTTCTGTGCTCACACAGTGGGGTTTGtataaccacaaacacagaacTCCCGGGACAATTGCACAACTCAAGACAAGTATAGAATGATGTTTTAACAGGACACTTTTCGAAGCTGTGCCAGATTTCTATACCGTATGGACACTGAAACCCGAAGAGCTCTAGTTTAAAAGCAATATTTACTTTGAGAGATTTTGACCTGAGTTAAATAAAACCAACAGCTCAGTCCAAACAAAATGTCActgccttttctctctgtcctaGACTTGAAGTTGATGTAGCATGTGAAACTTTTTTATTGCTCAATGATGGGGCAGAAATCATGCACCATAAAAGGTGGGAGTCTCATCTGATGAAGGAATAAAGGGAAATTTTAgcatttttgtttacatttttccaAATCAACtgcaaccttttttttaattctttaagATCTCACCTGTAGTTTCACGTGTGGCTACTTAACAACTGATTAAGCCAAGCTCAGCACAAAGGCTGAACGAACAGAGGTGAACAGCTAGCATGGCGCTGTCCAAAGGTAACAAATTCCAGCATTAACACCTCTTGAGCTAACTGCTTTACATGCTATAATCTACATCTTAGCTCCCTAACAATCCTATAGTTCATGGTGGGTTTGAGTAGCTCTGAAGAGCTCTGAAGAGGTCAGCTGCTCCTGTCCTGTGATGAGGGCAGCAGAACTACATCAACTGGATCCTCTTTAAGAGGAGGAGACTGAGGTCCCCATCTAGCAGAGGCCAGGTCAACAAACAGCTAAGACACTGTGAGTGGAAGCCAATGCCTCTACAGGTAGTCTAGGGCCCCAGATTAAAGACACTATGTTTCTCCTGATCTTCTGGGTCATGGGGCttgtttttataataaatacacaatttaTATTGCcatgatttctttttcttatgcagttttcttgttgtttagcAGAAATACAAGTAAttccacttttgtttttgttgtccaTGTGTCTGTTATCTGTGCCTAATGAACGATGAAGCGTTCTGGCGGGCAGGCAGTAATTGCTTGAAGCCCAACAGTGGGGGTGTAAttagagagacagggaggagtATATGACTTCATGACTGGCACCGTTTAATGATAATGGGGTGCAACTCCACACTGCTGTGGTCAGCTAATCATACCGGACTGGCCAGGACAGCTCTCAATGCAAACGAGCCGTGACTGGAATACTGAGGAGCAGCTCGCCCACGCAGTTCCACACCATTCGCTCCGCGGGGGATCAGGCATATGATTATGGCCGTGACTCTGCAACACCTGCTGCATCGTCGTTAGTGCCACCATGGATGGACAGGTTGAATGTAAACAAACTACTGTCAACAAGTTATAGCCTACTCCTGTCAACAGTATTACAAGTACACATGCAAATGTTGATCCAAAGAAATTATCATCATCACTACATACATTAGAGATATTGTCTTTATGTGTTTGTCCCAGTGATTTGtctctcacagtctgaacatatTATAAAGATATCTGACATATAATATAATACTGCCGCTTAGAGCAAATGTAATCAACATTATGGCCAAATCAATGCTTCTCTGACATGTTAATGAAAACTGTGGTTGATCCAGTGTAGGTTCTCCCTCCTGGGGCCTAAAGCGGATTATCAGTAGTTCTCTGGCGTTGTGAAAGCACAGCTGCAGTTGTCTCCTGGTGGGTTGCACAGTTATAATGAAATCTATCTCTTTGTGCAGTAAGTCTGTGAGCACTTAAGCAGGAAAAGAATAATCCTAAATTAAGAATATATGGCACAGTGTTTGTTGATGTAAGCCTTGCAGACGTAGACATACCccctatttttattattttgttctgGCATCTCGTGTAGAGGTCCATGAGGGAGTCTCCTCTGGGCAGACTGGCCTTCTGTATACCTAATATGGTTTTCTTGGGAGTATTAGAGGTACTGTTTAGGCTCAACTTGTCTTTAAAAGCTTGTTATGCCTTCAACAGTCTACTCTTAATCTTGCTTTGTTTCCATGAGCTTTGGTTTGAATTACAGAGTTTAACCATTTAGCTTCATTTGAGTTAGATTTAGGTTTTGTTCTATTCTTGTAAACATGACTTGTGAAGGGCATTATCCATTCATTTGACTTGACaagacatattttatatttttcaatATTCATCATACTGCCAGGAATGAGACAAGAAGTTTAGTTAAATTACAAATCTCTCTTCAATCAATCAATTgatcacttttttttcataatttatCTATCTACATCTGAGTTTGGTTTAATTAAGTGCTAACTCACAATAGGGTCTGTGGCAAACAGTAATAAACCCTTACACAGTCCaatcaaatgaaataaaataatgtgtcaCTGGAATAATCCTTTAACCCCACTCATCTTATTGTATCGCGGCTAAAGATAAAGATCATAGGATTTGTTTTACCATGATACACTAACACTGTTCTCTGTATTTGTCTGTATAGACTCACATCAGTGTCTGTTTTCACAGTGAGTACACAGCGCCCTCTGGTGTTCAACAGTTTGTCCTTTAGCTCAACGCAAAcgtgtgtctgtctctttaaGAAAGGCATTTAAGGGTTGCAAAGCATTGTGGGTAGAGCGttcacagccaatcacatttcTGTTGTCAACGCGTTGTTATGGATCTGTCGGTGGAGTCTGTTTAAAAGCACAAAAGAAGCTGAAACTTTTACgtgtttgttttatatatacgcatataaattaaaaaaatgtccacaaGCCGTCAGGAGGTTTTGCGGCAACGTAACAAAGATTTACTgaaccagctgcagcagcagagtgagaaACTGGAGCGACTGTGCGGccgcaagagagagagagaggctgaggatgAGAGGAGGGAACAGCGAGAGGACACTGTGACTCTGACGGGTGGAGACCACCGACCTGCCAGGGCAGCGCTGGCCAAACCGTCCGTGAGGTTTGCCGGTAATTGcattgtttgtttaaatgtgaaGCCAACGACACGTCAAGTCTGCAGGCTAAGTTAGTAATGGAATAACTTCGTAAGATTGGCAGAATAAAGAAATTGGTTAAATCAGTCTACTTAACCACAtaccttttatttgttttgtttcagaacTGCCACTTGTGTCACCGTTTCTTTCAGGTCTAAGATAAATCTGACTTTTAACTAAAGGGCGGAATTTCACGCTCCGCCCTCTGTACGTGAAAGGGCAATAAATGCTGCTGGGAGTAACTATTACACCATTATATGCACTCTATATCTAGTATTGTATTGCTGCTAGCAGTGTAATGTTTGCTAATAGACATTTTAGGCATGTCCAGCAGAAGCTCCACCAAGCTTCTAGTTGCtggatcctgctgctgtcagcaggatgtcaccacaaacaccagGGGGGTAACACTCATGTACCGTATACTGTTAAATACATACCTGGCACTGATAGTTATGATCTGTAAGCTGTGTGGGATTTGGAAAGCAAGGGTTGTACAGCTCCGGTCCATGATAATTTAACTGTGTAAAATAAAGGAAGAAATGTTTGCATTTTCTTTCAATTTGGAACTAAAATACATGTAGATGTGCATTTATCATCTTTTTACGATGAACCGTtacattaatatgttttttttcacagtccTGTGATACCGGTTCACATTGCAATGCAAGCCTGTGTTGTTCATGTGATCATTCAGTGAATCACTGACCAACATCTGTTTTACTGTGTCCTCATCAGATACATTTGAAGAACCAACAGACATCCGGCAGACTATTTTAAAACCATCTTTGACCTCAAAACCTGAAGAAGGAACTGTTGAAAATACAACAGCATCAGACTtctacaaagacagacacagaattTCTCAAGTCCACAACAGAATAGAAGACAGAGGGCCATTCAGTGCCAAGTCTTGTCTAGTAAATCATAGCAAAGAAAAGGTAAGCGCATGAACATCAGCACTACCCCCACCCCTATGAAGTATGTTACAGTATCTCACAAAGCTAACTGAAGTTACTCACCCTTACATGCTGTTGGAAATCACTGGATTGTTGCTCAGACTCAGTcacctttaaataaacatgaaatgttattttaattttaaaacctTTTCAGTGTTGAGAATGGTGGCCTTTGTCTATATGTTGAGTATTACTATGTTGTTTTTTGAGAAATATATAGGAAACATTATTTCTTTTGCAGAGAGAGTTGCAGTCAAGTGGAGTCACATTTCAGTTTGATGAATGTGACGATGAACATGCTCCTAACAGGCATCATTTGCAGCCATTACTGGGATATGACTGGATAGCAGGTACACCTTATTGGCCTATCAGTCTCTCAGACATAATCATGAAATGGACTGCTAACAGATGATGTTTGCTTTTATCCTGAAAGGAGTCCTGGACAGTGAGGACTCCTTAATCGAGCGCTCTGATGAGTTTTTCAATGACCTGCAGGTGTTTCGATCGCTCAATAAAGATGCTTGTGTCCATAGTGCACCAGCAGAGTGAGTGGTTCTCGCTATATTCCATTTTTAGATGTTAATGTGTGTCAAGTTCACTTGATGATGGCTACATTAAATGACTATAACCTGACTCTTCCCATAGATTTTCTGAGGAGCACCATCCACCAGTCCAACCACTAACAGACAAGGACGAACCAGACACTCACATGGACACTCATCAG
This window encodes:
- the miip gene encoding migration and invasion inhibitory protein: MSTSRQEVLRQRNKDLLNQLQQQSEKLERLCGRKREREAEDERREQREDTVTLTGGDHRPARAALAKPSVRFADTFEEPTDIRQTILKPSLTSKPEEGTVENTTASDFYKDRHRISQVHNRIEDRGPFSAKSCLVNHSKEKRELQSSGVTFQFDECDDEHAPNRHHLQPLLGYDWIAGVLDSEDSLIERSDEFFNDLQVFRSLNKDACVHSAPAEFSEEHHPPVQPLTDKDEPDTHMDTHQCTFSYRINSRLFPVPLHSQECCPQCKRHKSSHPHTAAEPAMIRVSIPRTNLLPPYKYKPHRRCSFDPSDSVGLPSHCLSGWSNTGQNTLPPPSSLDLRSSVNMKKSNGSLDSELEDLSASKMSAEHDKMSEVARLARHNFQHFFPRRKLRTISHPVC